A single Pseudoalteromonas marina DNA region contains:
- a CDS encoding diguanylate cyclase, giving the protein MKRKILIVEDTPAIALVQKHIALKVGYEVDVAETLAQTKILISQNNYFCAVVDFILPDAPNGEAVPCTINAEIPTIVMTGSIDKKTRDTVEKFPIIDYIIKENKQAYQYLEKQLKRLPRNESVKVLVVDDSISTRHYIVSLLLRHKYQVSEAEDGKQALEMLAKSPDISVIITDNEMPNMNGDELCSEIRRLYNNDEKAIIGISGADSSELSTLFLKNGANDYLHKPFNNEEFYCRLSQNVDMLQQIATIKRQANTDYLTDLPNRRYFFEQANTSLKALSLKKANGALAMIDIDHFKSINDTYGHDAGDQVLKGLAICLKKYFEKYLVARLGGEEFAVYFADENTPEALKRLEGFRYFVENNSQEFSKEKIKLTISIGFSGGPVYQMDTLLKQADQKLYEAKEAGRNQVTS; this is encoded by the coding sequence GTGAAGCGAAAAATATTAATAGTTGAAGATACACCTGCTATAGCGCTTGTGCAGAAACATATAGCGCTAAAAGTAGGCTACGAAGTAGATGTAGCAGAAACGTTAGCACAAACAAAAATACTAATTAGTCAAAATAATTACTTTTGCGCTGTTGTAGATTTTATTTTGCCTGATGCGCCTAATGGTGAGGCAGTACCGTGCACAATTAACGCAGAAATCCCTACCATTGTCATGACGGGTAGCATTGATAAAAAAACACGTGATACTGTTGAAAAATTCCCAATAATTGATTACATAATAAAAGAAAATAAACAAGCTTATCAATACCTTGAAAAACAGCTTAAGCGTTTGCCTCGCAACGAAAGTGTAAAAGTATTAGTTGTTGATGATTCTATATCTACCCGCCACTATATTGTGAGCTTATTGTTACGTCATAAATATCAAGTATCTGAAGCTGAGGATGGCAAGCAAGCACTTGAAATGTTGGCAAAGTCACCCGACATTTCAGTGATCATCACTGACAACGAGATGCCCAACATGAATGGCGATGAGTTATGCAGTGAAATTCGCAGATTATACAATAACGACGAAAAAGCAATTATTGGTATTTCAGGCGCTGACTCGTCGGAGCTATCTACTTTATTTTTAAAAAATGGCGCAAATGACTACCTTCATAAACCCTTTAATAACGAAGAGTTTTATTGCAGACTAAGCCAAAACGTCGACATGCTTCAACAAATAGCCACAATTAAGCGCCAAGCGAATACCGATTACCTTACTGACCTACCTAATCGTCGTTACTTTTTTGAGCAAGCAAATACGTCTTTAAAAGCGCTCAGCCTCAAAAAGGCAAACGGCGCGCTGGCCATGATTGATATAGACCACTTTAAATCTATTAACGACACATATGGCCATGATGCAGGCGATCAGGTTTTAAAAGGACTGGCTATTTGCTTAAAAAAATACTTTGAAAAATATTTAGTCGCGCGTTTAGGTGGCGAAGAATTTGCCGTTTACTTTGCTGATGAAAACACCCCAGAAGCACTAAAGAGACTGGAAGGGTTTAGGTATTTTGTAGAAAATAACAGCCAAGAGTTTAGTAAAGAAAAAATAAAACTGACCATTTCAATAGGTTTTTCTGGCGGGCCCGTTTATCAAATGGATACATTATTAAAACAGGCCGACCAAAAACTTTATGAGGCTAAAGAAGCTGGTCGCAACCAAGTAACTAGCTAA
- a CDS encoding LysR family transcriptional regulator produces the protein MDIDLLKTFVEVVRTRHFGKAAENLYITQSAVSFRIRQLEQGLGVNLFIRQRNNIQLTAPGERLLPHAQMIITGMQRAKVDVALADNMHKQISLAGTPNIWDAFLQFGITNIVSAMPGVSLVAEVKAQQESTRLLLERTLDLAILFDPPKVDELVVERICELPIIPVSGYDTATNENFFDNQYVYVDWGTTFSLWHARQFTGKTPPYFRTSTGRIALDLILQCGGSAFIPHVLVEQHLENGELFHVKNVENTSRDIFVAYHRDNEQKELIETLINLLPTIEPNA, from the coding sequence GTGGATATCGATTTATTAAAAACATTTGTTGAAGTAGTGCGCACGCGTCATTTCGGTAAAGCCGCAGAGAACCTCTATATAACGCAGTCGGCGGTAAGCTTTCGTATTCGCCAATTAGAGCAAGGACTTGGCGTTAATTTATTTATTCGCCAGCGTAATAATATTCAATTAACAGCGCCTGGTGAGCGGTTATTACCTCATGCGCAAATGATCATAACAGGCATGCAGCGCGCCAAAGTAGATGTAGCCCTTGCTGATAATATGCATAAACAAATTAGCTTGGCAGGGACGCCTAATATTTGGGATGCCTTTTTGCAGTTTGGTATTACTAATATTGTGTCGGCTATGCCGGGAGTCTCTTTGGTGGCTGAAGTTAAAGCCCAACAAGAAAGCACGCGATTATTGCTTGAGCGCACGCTTGATTTAGCCATTTTATTTGATCCACCAAAAGTAGATGAGTTAGTTGTTGAGCGTATTTGTGAACTGCCTATTATTCCTGTAAGTGGGTATGACACGGCAACAAACGAAAACTTTTTTGATAATCAGTACGTGTATGTTGACTGGGGAACGACATTTTCACTTTGGCATGCACGCCAGTTTACCGGTAAAACGCCTCCTTACTTTAGAACAAGTACCGGACGAATTGCGTTAGATTTAATACTACAATGTGGTGGTAGCGCATTTATTCCACATGTTTTGGTTGAGCAACATTTAGAAAATGGTGAATTATTTCATGTAAAAAACGTAGAAAATACGTCAAGAGATATATTTGTAGCCTACCATAGAGATAACGAGCAAAAGGAACTGATAGAAACACTAATAAATTTACTTCCTACTATTGAGCCTAACGCTTAA
- a CDS encoding DUF413 domain-containing protein — MSINISLLRQAFVSQRQFYDDQNFPRGFSRSGNFTLLEASILEQHGIVLKGLYSKTIEPQNEHQENFVAVVTGSQEPTNPIERAWLKYLKLTTCKTKFHTLFGRSKISSPAPINHESYSESDSL, encoded by the coding sequence ATGAGCATTAACATTTCATTACTACGCCAAGCATTTGTTAGCCAACGTCAATTTTATGATGATCAAAATTTTCCACGTGGTTTTAGCCGCAGCGGAAATTTCACCTTATTAGAAGCCAGTATACTAGAACAACATGGCATTGTTTTAAAAGGTTTATATAGTAAGACGATTGAACCACAAAATGAGCATCAAGAAAATTTTGTAGCCGTAGTAACAGGCTCACAAGAACCCACTAATCCGATTGAACGAGCATGGCTGAAATACCTAAAGCTCACTACTTGTAAAACGAAGTTTCATACCTTATTTGGCCGCTCAAAAATATCGAGCCCTGCGCCAATAAATCATGAAAGTTATTCAGAATCAGATAGCCTATAA
- a CDS encoding porin produces MKFVKSSLCVALLSGLSFNVLADVDVYGKANVTVQSTDDGEGSFTEIKSNASRFGLKGSEKITDGLEAVYKFEFQVDVTDADSKGDDDNISARNQYVGVKGSFGQVVVGRNDTAFKQAQGKLDLFNDLEGDIKNVFKGENRLGDSITYTSNSYEGFKVLATFIAEDDVDADNGYSMAVTYGDSALKKSAIYASIAADSEVNGYDVVRASIQGKVEDFKLGAMYQTQEKVDGSAEGDGYLLNAAYSMGKNTFKVQYQAMDFDDSDDKTAISVGVDHKLNKNIKVFGFYSSFDMDNNVDQDYLGLGMEYKF; encoded by the coding sequence ATGAAATTTGTAAAATCGAGCTTATGTGTCGCTTTGCTAAGTGGTTTATCTTTTAATGTACTTGCAGACGTGGATGTTTACGGTAAAGCAAATGTAACTGTGCAGTCTACAGATGACGGTGAAGGATCGTTTACTGAAATTAAAAGTAACGCATCTCGCTTTGGTCTTAAAGGTTCTGAAAAAATTACAGATGGCTTAGAAGCAGTTTATAAGTTTGAGTTTCAAGTTGATGTAACTGATGCAGACTCAAAAGGCGACGACGATAATATTTCTGCGCGTAACCAATACGTTGGTGTTAAAGGCTCATTTGGTCAGGTAGTAGTGGGTCGTAACGATACGGCGTTTAAACAAGCGCAAGGTAAACTAGATTTATTTAATGACCTTGAAGGCGATATTAAAAACGTATTCAAGGGTGAAAACCGTTTAGGTGATTCAATCACGTATACTTCTAACTCATACGAAGGTTTTAAAGTACTTGCTACTTTTATTGCTGAAGACGATGTAGATGCAGATAACGGTTATTCAATGGCTGTAACATACGGTGATTCAGCGCTTAAAAAGAGTGCTATTTATGCCTCAATTGCAGCTGACAGCGAAGTAAACGGCTATGATGTAGTGCGCGCATCAATCCAAGGTAAAGTTGAAGACTTTAAACTAGGTGCTATGTACCAAACTCAAGAAAAAGTAGACGGTTCAGCTGAAGGTGACGGTTACTTATTAAATGCGGCATACAGCATGGGTAAAAATACATTTAAAGTTCAGTATCAGGCAATGGACTTTGACGATAGCGATGATAAGACAGCTATTTCGGTTGGTGTTGATCATAAGCTTAACAAAAACATTAAAGTATTTGGCTTTTACTCAAGCTTTGATATGGACAACAACGTAGACCAAGATTACTTAGGTTTAGGTATGGAATATAAGTTTTAA